From one Mycolicibacterium sp. HK-90 genomic stretch:
- a CDS encoding long-chain fatty acid--CoA ligase — protein sequence MSNLAGNLVATAHEYGNRPAVKLDDYVLSYRQLYDHASAVAGDLQAQGVLPGDRVGLVLPNVPAYAVVFYGALLAGAVAVPMNPLLSAREVEYYLADSGMTVVYGLEGSDSVVPSAAAKVGVRSVLVPPTGPTNLSGNPIHEAAERTDSDTAVILYTSGTTGKPKGAELTHRNMSSNAATTVDTLINVGPEDVILGCLPLFHVFGLTCGLNAAVKAGALLTLVRRFEATKALHVLARDRVTVLEGVPTMYAAMLHSPDADNTDMSSLRTCITGGAPMPVEILKAFEHKFDCEIYEGYGLSETAPIACFNQPAHQRRPGTIGIPVRGCALRLVDNAGEDVPDGTPGEIAIQGENLMKGYWNRPEATAEAIPDGWFRTGDIAIRDGDGYYTIVDRKKDLIIRGGYNVYPREVEEVLYEHPAVAEAAVIGIKHADLGEEIGAAVALKRGAHAEVGELKAFVRDRLAAYKYPREIWFVDSVPKGPTGKILRREVHPPNSPGSAEYYAIGSSSGAAAIRRAEPEGG from the coding sequence GTGTCCAACCTCGCCGGCAATCTGGTCGCGACCGCGCACGAATACGGGAACCGGCCGGCCGTGAAGCTCGACGACTACGTGCTGTCCTACCGGCAGCTCTATGACCACGCTTCGGCTGTGGCCGGAGACCTGCAAGCCCAAGGTGTGCTCCCCGGCGACCGAGTGGGCCTGGTGCTGCCCAACGTCCCGGCATATGCAGTGGTCTTCTACGGCGCTCTCCTGGCGGGTGCGGTCGCAGTTCCCATGAATCCGTTGCTAAGTGCCCGTGAGGTCGAGTACTACCTCGCCGACTCGGGTATGACGGTGGTATACGGGTTGGAGGGCAGCGACTCCGTCGTGCCGTCCGCAGCGGCGAAGGTCGGAGTTCGCTCGGTGTTGGTGCCCCCTACGGGGCCAACCAACCTGTCCGGCAATCCAATCCATGAAGCGGCCGAGCGGACCGACAGCGATACCGCGGTGATTCTTTACACCTCGGGGACTACCGGGAAACCCAAGGGGGCAGAACTCACCCACCGGAACATGTCCTCCAACGCCGCGACGACAGTGGACACATTGATCAACGTGGGCCCCGAAGACGTGATCCTGGGTTGCTTGCCACTGTTCCACGTCTTCGGCCTCACCTGCGGACTCAATGCAGCAGTCAAAGCCGGGGCCCTCCTGACCCTTGTGCGTCGCTTCGAGGCGACCAAGGCCTTGCATGTCCTGGCCCGCGATCGAGTGACGGTTCTCGAAGGCGTGCCCACCATGTATGCCGCGATGCTGCACTCTCCCGATGCGGATAACACCGACATGTCCTCGCTCCGCACGTGTATTACCGGCGGTGCGCCCATGCCTGTCGAGATTCTCAAAGCGTTTGAGCACAAGTTCGACTGTGAAATCTACGAAGGATACGGGCTCTCAGAGACGGCGCCCATTGCCTGCTTCAACCAACCCGCGCACCAGCGCAGACCCGGCACCATCGGGATACCTGTGCGGGGCTGCGCGCTGCGGCTCGTCGACAACGCGGGCGAGGACGTTCCCGACGGCACACCTGGCGAGATCGCCATCCAGGGCGAGAATTTGATGAAGGGATACTGGAACCGACCTGAGGCGACGGCCGAAGCCATCCCCGATGGCTGGTTTCGTACCGGCGACATCGCCATTCGCGATGGCGACGGGTACTACACCATCGTCGACCGGAAGAAGGATCTGATCATCCGGGGTGGGTACAACGTGTATCCACGCGAAGTTGAGGAAGTGCTGTACGAACATCCCGCTGTCGCTGAAGCTGCTGTGATCGGTATCAAACACGCGGACCTCGGTGAGGAGATCGGCGCGGCCGTTGCCCTCAAACGTGGGGCGCACGCAGAAGTCGGCGAATTGAAGGCGTTCGTACGAGATCGCCTCGCCGCGTACAAATACCCCCGCGAAATCTGGTTCGTCGACTCCGTGCCCAAAGGCCCGACCGGCAAGATCCTCCGACGGGAGGTGCACCCGCCCAACTCGCCGGGATCGGCTGAGTACTACGCCATCGGTAGCTCATCCGGTGCTGCGGCGATTCGGAGGGCCGAACCAGAGGGAGGCTGA
- a CDS encoding DUF3237 domain-containing protein: MKLEPEFSYTAELAEPQIVGPGPYGLRQVLAVTGGKVTGNRFSGTAAPGGGDWLLAGEDGYGRLDVRAQFYTDDGAVIYMSYQGLVEVNEAAAGALGGASSGTDFGDHYFVTTPRLESGDPKYAWVNQTIFVGQGRIQPGPVVEFQVFRVAL; encoded by the coding sequence GTGAAATTGGAGCCGGAGTTCAGCTACACCGCAGAGCTCGCCGAACCCCAGATCGTCGGCCCAGGCCCTTACGGACTACGCCAAGTCCTCGCCGTCACCGGAGGAAAAGTCACCGGAAACCGATTCAGCGGCACCGCCGCCCCCGGCGGCGGAGACTGGCTACTGGCCGGCGAGGACGGCTACGGCCGACTCGATGTGCGCGCCCAGTTCTACACCGACGACGGCGCCGTCATCTACATGAGCTACCAAGGCCTGGTCGAAGTCAACGAAGCCGCCGCAGGAGCCCTCGGCGGCGCCAGCAGTGGCACCGACTTCGGCGACCACTACTTCGTCACCACCCCACGACTGGAATCCGGAGACCCCAAATACGCCTGGGTCAACCAAACCATCTTCGTCGGACAAGGACGCATCCAACCCGGACCAGTCGTCGAATTCCAAGTCTTCCGAGTCGCACTATGA
- a CDS encoding MBL fold metallo-hydrolase, with protein sequence MEQIELGDVTVTRVKEYYGSVQMGPADFFPDSTRHDWEANKHWLAPDFWDPGTDQCISAIQTWVLRSEGRTILVDTGVGNHKERPHVPVWNHLDTAFLDNLAAAGVAPEDVDVVINTHLHIDHVGWNTRLDGSTWVPTFPNATYLMSQRDFEFWDPANVHKPAASRGSMNVFEDSVTPVHQAGLTHLWDEAYQIDKNLRLDLAPGHTPGSSVLTVESGGDRAVFVGDLIHTPLQIVTPQTNSCFCEDPTESRNTRHKLLGRASDDNALLFPAHLGGHGAVEVVRDGSSFAIKGWAGFARIR encoded by the coding sequence GCGTCAAGGAGTACTACGGCTCCGTGCAAATGGGGCCCGCAGATTTCTTTCCGGACAGCACCCGCCACGACTGGGAAGCCAACAAGCATTGGCTGGCCCCCGATTTCTGGGATCCCGGCACCGATCAGTGCATCTCGGCGATCCAGACCTGGGTGCTGCGCAGCGAGGGCCGGACCATCCTGGTCGACACCGGTGTCGGCAACCACAAGGAGCGGCCGCACGTCCCGGTATGGAACCACCTCGACACCGCGTTCCTCGACAATCTGGCCGCCGCAGGTGTTGCGCCCGAAGACGTCGACGTGGTGATCAATACCCATCTACACATCGACCACGTGGGCTGGAACACCCGTCTGGACGGTTCAACGTGGGTGCCCACCTTCCCGAATGCGACCTATCTGATGTCGCAACGCGATTTCGAGTTCTGGGACCCGGCCAATGTTCACAAACCCGCCGCCAGCCGCGGAAGTATGAACGTGTTCGAAGACAGCGTCACCCCGGTCCACCAAGCCGGGTTGACCCATCTTTGGGACGAGGCCTACCAGATCGACAAGAATCTGCGGCTGGACCTCGCGCCCGGACACACACCCGGATCGTCAGTCTTGACAGTGGAATCCGGCGGAGACCGAGCCGTGTTCGTCGGCGATCTCATCCATACCCCGCTGCAGATCGTCACACCACAGACCAACAGTTGCTTCTGCGAAGACCCCACGGAATCACGCAACACCAGGCACAAGCTGCTGGGCCGCGCCAGCGACGACAATGCGCTGCTGTTCCCGGCACACCTCGGCGGCCACGGCGCTGTTGAAGTGGTCCGCGACGGCTCCAGTTTCGCGATCAAGGGATGGGCCGGCTTCGCCCGTATCCGCTGA
- a CDS encoding mycofactocin-coupled SDR family oxidoreductase, with translation MGRMEGKVALVTGAARGQGRAHAIRLAQEGADILAFDCPANGGVPYPVGTAADLEITVKEVEALGRRIIAHQGDVREQAALDRLVAEGVQAFGGLDVAVANAGIWTVHPFADIPEDEFLDVLNVNIMGPWRTLKAVTPAMKSRGGGSVIITSSGNGVEGSPHYVHYVASKHGVLGLAKSAALEFGQYGIRVNSLLPGPTDTPALDWQGGYDLCAGKGPGQGVKEDLQGAKYWAVLRDVGLLPPQAMSEAVLWLASDESQWTTGLEMLVEGGHMLMPGLNMTKMALDNQ, from the coding sequence ATGGGACGCATGGAAGGAAAGGTCGCTCTGGTCACCGGAGCGGCTCGTGGTCAGGGGCGAGCACATGCGATTCGACTCGCGCAGGAAGGGGCGGACATCCTCGCCTTCGACTGCCCGGCGAATGGCGGGGTTCCCTATCCCGTCGGCACCGCAGCTGACCTCGAGATCACGGTCAAGGAAGTCGAGGCGCTGGGGCGGCGGATCATCGCACACCAAGGCGACGTCCGCGAGCAGGCCGCGCTGGACAGGTTGGTGGCTGAGGGCGTGCAGGCCTTCGGTGGACTCGACGTCGCGGTGGCCAACGCCGGGATCTGGACCGTGCACCCGTTCGCGGACATTCCCGAGGACGAGTTCCTGGACGTGCTCAACGTCAACATCATGGGGCCCTGGCGCACATTGAAAGCGGTGACTCCCGCCATGAAGTCGCGCGGAGGCGGCTCGGTGATCATCACCTCGTCCGGCAACGGCGTGGAGGGGTCTCCCCACTACGTCCACTACGTGGCGTCGAAGCACGGCGTACTCGGCTTGGCGAAGAGTGCGGCACTTGAGTTCGGCCAGTACGGCATCCGAGTCAACTCGCTGCTTCCCGGGCCTACCGACACCCCCGCCCTGGACTGGCAGGGCGGCTACGACCTCTGCGCCGGCAAGGGGCCTGGCCAGGGTGTCAAAGAGGACTTGCAGGGCGCGAAGTACTGGGCAGTTCTCCGGGACGTGGGCCTGCTACCGCCGCAGGCCATGAGCGAGGCGGTGCTGTGGCTGGCCTCCGACGAATCACAATGGACCACAGGCCTCGAGATGTTGGTCGAGGGCGGTCACATGCTCATGCCCGGCCTCAACATGACAAAAATGGCCCTGGACAACCAATAA
- a CDS encoding cupin domain-containing protein: MATRSDVDQIQPSTSRDGESYVSHREDIHFNMTGDFMTGVDFWIHATGETTNGQLIVIETNWVRGTEPVWHIHHREEEGFFVMDGEIKIHTEAGSYNAKKGQFVWGRKDQRHTYEVVGDEARILVVFVPGPDSSGFEPNGGIDKYFYEARDRELRTPEQLQAEVENLKVNYGLEMFPEIPHPRAIA; the protein is encoded by the coding sequence ATGGCCACGAGATCGGACGTCGACCAGATCCAACCGTCAACTTCACGCGATGGCGAGAGTTATGTCTCCCACCGTGAGGACATCCACTTCAACATGACCGGTGATTTCATGACGGGGGTGGATTTCTGGATTCACGCGACCGGTGAGACCACCAACGGTCAGCTGATCGTCATCGAGACCAACTGGGTCCGTGGTACTGAACCGGTCTGGCACATCCACCACCGTGAGGAAGAGGGCTTCTTCGTCATGGACGGTGAAATCAAGATTCACACCGAGGCCGGTTCGTACAACGCCAAGAAGGGCCAGTTCGTCTGGGGGCGTAAGGATCAGCGGCACACCTATGAAGTGGTCGGTGACGAAGCCCGGATCCTCGTGGTGTTCGTGCCCGGACCCGACAGCTCGGGTTTCGAGCCAAATGGCGGTATCGACAAGTACTTCTACGAAGCGCGCGATCGTGAGCTCCGGACGCCCGAGCAGCTGCAGGCTGAGGTCGAGAATCTGAAGGTCAACTACGGCCTGGAGATGTTCCCCGAAATTCCGCATCCCCGGGCGATCGCGTGA
- a CDS encoding VOC family protein produces MDRAQARTCSALCRSGQSVSSPRSAGVPRLDHVGILVRDLDSALAHWSNRFGVEVARAVEVPVMSISAAFLNMSGAEVELYTMHDLDALEVALDGAPAKLDHVALWLHHADGPELAGCAIRGPGRAEPIDAPIQMGDATHVWAEPPGIDVLLQLIRPSG; encoded by the coding sequence GTGGACCGAGCCCAGGCCCGGACTTGCTCCGCACTTTGTCGCAGCGGGCAGTCAGTGAGCTCGCCACGCTCTGCGGGTGTCCCTCGACTCGACCATGTCGGCATTCTGGTACGCGACTTGGACTCGGCACTTGCGCACTGGTCCAATCGGTTTGGGGTCGAGGTTGCTCGCGCGGTCGAGGTGCCGGTCATGAGTATCAGCGCGGCTTTCCTCAACATGTCCGGCGCAGAGGTCGAGCTGTACACCATGCACGACCTGGACGCGCTTGAGGTAGCACTCGACGGAGCGCCGGCAAAACTCGACCACGTAGCACTATGGCTACACCACGCAGATGGTCCGGAACTCGCGGGCTGTGCCATTCGAGGACCTGGGCGCGCGGAGCCGATCGATGCACCGATTCAGATGGGGGATGCCACACATGTCTGGGCCGAGCCTCCCGGAATCGATGTTCTTCTCCAACTGATCAGGCCAAGCGGGTGA
- a CDS encoding NADP-dependent oxidoreductase: MSAAPNHRSRRGSAMTTPINRLFRLQSRPQGQVTESDLAWVEEPLAEIDEGQALVRTLYLSLDPTNRVWMSQLRSYIPPVELGAVMRGLGVGQVIESRRDDLPVGAFVLGFTGWQEYCVADDSVLEFPFTVLPDPLPAPLSAFLGVLGHTGISAFIGIELGDPQPGETVVVSAAGGAVGSIAGQLAKKRGARVVGIAGGAEKCRHLVEELGFDACVDRHSDDWREQLDVATPEGIDVDFENVGGPIMDHILGRLNIGARVALCGLISEYDTYNDDGDQPGLRNANQLLMQRATLRGFIVTDHIERYAEIIGKLAAALGEGSVMYDETVVEGLENARETLNQALSGGARGKTVVQVAPLP; this comes from the coding sequence ATGTCCGCCGCCCCCAACCACCGTTCACGACGAGGATCCGCGATGACGACACCAATCAACCGACTCTTTCGGCTACAGAGCCGGCCGCAAGGCCAGGTAACCGAAAGTGACCTCGCGTGGGTCGAGGAGCCCCTTGCCGAAATTGACGAGGGGCAAGCACTAGTCCGAACCCTCTACCTATCGCTCGATCCCACAAACCGTGTCTGGATGAGCCAGTTGCGTTCCTACATCCCGCCGGTTGAGTTGGGCGCGGTGATGCGGGGGCTCGGGGTCGGACAGGTCATCGAAAGTCGGCGAGACGATCTGCCGGTCGGAGCCTTCGTCCTCGGATTCACCGGCTGGCAAGAATATTGTGTCGCTGACGATTCCGTGCTGGAGTTTCCGTTCACAGTGCTGCCCGACCCACTACCGGCGCCGCTTTCGGCATTCCTGGGAGTACTCGGCCACACCGGCATTTCAGCGTTCATCGGCATCGAGCTGGGCGATCCGCAGCCGGGCGAGACGGTTGTCGTTTCCGCCGCCGGGGGCGCCGTCGGTTCAATCGCCGGACAGCTGGCCAAGAAGCGAGGCGCCCGCGTGGTCGGCATCGCCGGCGGCGCCGAGAAGTGCCGGCACCTGGTGGAGGAACTGGGCTTCGACGCATGCGTAGACCGGCACTCGGACGACTGGCGCGAGCAACTCGACGTGGCGACGCCCGAGGGCATCGACGTCGACTTCGAGAACGTGGGCGGCCCGATCATGGATCACATCCTGGGCCGGTTGAACATCGGTGCACGAGTGGCGCTGTGTGGTCTGATTTCGGAGTACGACACCTACAACGACGACGGCGATCAACCGGGCCTGCGCAACGCAAACCAGTTGCTCATGCAGCGAGCCACCCTGCGGGGCTTCATCGTCACCGACCACATCGAGCGCTACGCCGAGATCATCGGCAAACTGGCCGCCGCGCTGGGCGAGGGCTCAGTGATGTACGACGAAACCGTCGTCGAAGGTCTGGAGAATGCTCGGGAAACCCTCAACCAGGCACTCTCCGGCGGCGCGCGAGGAAAGACGGTCGTCCAGGTCGCACCGCTCCCCTAG
- a CDS encoding nuclear transport factor 2 family protein: protein MSVQTNNRATVERFWEALDDGPPRGEALEAWKDNFAEDGVWEMPFAPEPLADTVPGRHLIGHFIDWFFASVPDLRIDSLTVHDTTDPELFILELHGKATVTQTGKIYANTYCTHMRIRDGKVVLIREYFNPNVVLEAFGRDVIAEGMSAVMAAAGVGAVQ from the coding sequence ATGAGCGTACAAACGAACAACCGCGCGACGGTTGAGCGATTCTGGGAGGCCCTTGATGACGGCCCGCCTCGCGGCGAGGCTCTGGAGGCGTGGAAGGACAACTTTGCCGAGGATGGCGTGTGGGAGATGCCCTTTGCTCCCGAGCCGCTCGCCGATACCGTGCCCGGTCGACACCTGATCGGTCATTTCATCGACTGGTTCTTCGCCTCGGTGCCCGACCTCCGGATCGATTCGCTGACCGTGCACGACACGACCGACCCGGAACTCTTCATCCTGGAACTGCACGGAAAGGCGACGGTCACGCAGACCGGCAAGATCTACGCCAATACCTATTGCACCCATATGCGGATCCGGGACGGCAAGGTTGTGCTGATCCGCGAGTACTTCAATCCCAATGTCGTGCTTGAGGCCTTTGGTCGCGACGTGATCGCCGAGGGTATGTCAGCTGTGATGGCAGCCGCCGGAGTGGGGGCTGTCCAGTGA
- a CDS encoding carboxylesterase/lipase family protein, whose product MSQNNTTVVRTRYGAVCGIRDHSGERYRAIPYAATPTGAGRFAPPAPHPGWDGVRDATGHGATAPQPVRDFGALDMRPYFGPGWVRGADYLTLDVHTPAADDAARPVMIFVHGGGFVTGSSQAALYDGRAFTRDGVVLVTLNYRLGIAGFLDIPGAPRNRGLLDVLAALRWVRDSISTFGGDPGNVTLFGQSAGATLVGALLATPEATGLFHRAVMQSGSGTGAFTPEQAARVTHAAAVRLSAQPTVDGLAGIPDEQFIAVLPTLAGIDLRTATATDPLVGLSPFSLVLDRQPADALAHGPAADVALLIGTNTEEGNLYLVPQRIFETSGHADVVAVAAQSHLAPETAVRALVTRLPAATHGELRSALLGEALFGAGSALIARAHSLISARGTYVYRFGFRSTALGGKLGAAHTVELPFVFDIADSPWLHGTTGLLGPDAVPNGLADEMHRSWISFARNGSPGWNAHREPTGVIKHFGY is encoded by the coding sequence TTGTCTCAGAACAACACAACCGTCGTCCGAACCCGTTACGGAGCGGTGTGCGGCATCCGCGACCACAGCGGCGAGCGCTACCGCGCGATCCCCTATGCCGCCACCCCGACTGGAGCCGGCCGCTTCGCTCCGCCGGCACCACATCCGGGTTGGGACGGCGTCCGGGACGCGACAGGTCACGGTGCGACGGCGCCGCAGCCGGTCCGCGACTTCGGCGCACTGGACATGCGGCCGTATTTCGGCCCGGGTTGGGTGCGTGGCGCGGATTATCTGACGCTCGACGTGCACACTCCCGCCGCCGATGACGCGGCGCGACCGGTGATGATCTTCGTCCACGGCGGCGGATTCGTCACCGGGTCATCGCAGGCCGCGCTGTACGACGGCCGGGCATTCACCCGTGACGGCGTCGTGCTCGTCACCCTCAACTATCGCTTGGGGATCGCCGGGTTCCTCGATATCCCGGGAGCGCCGCGCAACCGCGGGCTGCTCGACGTGCTGGCCGCGCTGAGGTGGGTCCGCGACTCGATCAGCACCTTCGGTGGTGATCCCGGAAACGTAACGCTGTTCGGCCAATCCGCCGGCGCCACCTTGGTGGGAGCCCTGCTCGCCACACCGGAGGCCACCGGGTTGTTCCACCGGGCTGTCATGCAGAGCGGTAGCGGCACAGGTGCGTTCACACCTGAGCAGGCTGCCCGAGTCACTCACGCTGCGGCCGTCCGGTTGAGTGCACAGCCCACCGTGGACGGGCTGGCAGGCATTCCCGATGAACAGTTCATCGCCGTGCTGCCCACGCTGGCAGGTATTGATCTGCGTACCGCCACCGCCACCGACCCACTGGTGGGCCTGAGCCCATTCAGCCTCGTCCTGGACAGGCAGCCCGCCGATGCATTGGCGCACGGTCCGGCGGCCGATGTCGCTCTGCTCATCGGTACCAATACCGAAGAGGGCAACCTCTATCTCGTCCCCCAGCGCATCTTCGAGACGTCCGGGCACGCTGATGTCGTGGCCGTGGCAGCGCAGAGCCATCTGGCCCCTGAGACCGCTGTGCGGGCCCTGGTCACCCGCCTGCCGGCTGCCACGCACGGCGAGCTGCGCTCGGCCCTGCTCGGCGAGGCGCTTTTCGGCGCCGGCTCCGCCCTGATCGCCCGGGCGCACTCGCTGATCTCGGCACGTGGAACCTATGTCTATCGTTTCGGATTCCGATCGACAGCGCTGGGCGGCAAACTGGGCGCGGCGCACACCGTGGAGCTTCCCTTTGTCTTCGACATCGCCGATTCGCCGTGGCTGCACGGGACGACGGGTCTGCTGGGGCCCGATGCCGTTCCGAATGGGCTTGCCGACGAAATGCACCGTTCCTGGATCTCGTTTGCCCGCAATGGTTCTCCAGGTTGGAACGCGCACCGTGAGCCAACCGGCGTGATCAAGCACTTCGGGTACTGA
- a CDS encoding CoA-acylating methylmalonate-semialdehyde dehydrogenase — protein MTIDVSLDTVPHWIGGAAVSSTEGPRAEIHDPATGRVIGTVVLGGADAVDEAVVSARTAAVAWADTPSPARASVLHRFRGLLHEQVDDLASIITAEQGKTLADARGELARSIEAIDVSLSVVQQLKGEYAEQVANGVDTYSFRQPLGVCAGITPFNFPVMVPVSMFAAAIACGNAFVLKPSEQVPSASVRLAQIASEAGLPDGVLNVVHGGVEAAEALIDHPDVAAVSFVGSTPVARAIYRRSAEAGKKVQALGGAKNHLVVMPDADLDAAADALVSAAYGAAGQRCMAVTVAVAVGSAADALVSKVSERTNAFKVGPGAAAGSDMGPLISERALDRVRSALQRSVEQGGRLVVDGRERTAPGTGYFIGPSLVDHVSVDSDLYRDEVFGPVLSVLRADDLEQALRIVNDNPYGNGAIIFTGSGTAARRFSRGVSAGSIGINVPIPVPISWFGFGGWGESRFGDDGLNYDGYRFYTRSKVVTQRWTEPRPGLAPHFVAAGSQ, from the coding sequence GTGACCATCGATGTATCTCTTGACACCGTGCCGCATTGGATCGGCGGCGCGGCAGTCTCCTCGACGGAGGGGCCGCGAGCCGAGATCCATGATCCCGCTACGGGACGCGTGATCGGGACCGTCGTGTTGGGCGGTGCCGATGCCGTCGATGAAGCTGTCGTCAGTGCGCGAACTGCCGCCGTGGCCTGGGCCGACACCCCCAGCCCTGCTCGCGCGTCGGTACTGCATCGGTTCCGGGGGTTGTTGCACGAGCAGGTAGACGACTTGGCGTCGATCATCACGGCCGAACAGGGCAAGACGCTCGCAGATGCCCGGGGAGAGTTGGCGCGCTCGATCGAAGCCATCGACGTGTCGCTTTCGGTTGTGCAGCAGCTAAAAGGGGAGTACGCCGAGCAGGTTGCCAATGGGGTCGACACGTACTCTTTCCGGCAACCGCTCGGTGTATGCGCAGGCATCACACCGTTCAACTTTCCGGTGATGGTGCCGGTGTCGATGTTCGCGGCCGCAATTGCGTGCGGGAACGCGTTCGTGCTCAAACCGAGTGAACAGGTGCCGTCGGCATCGGTGCGGTTGGCGCAGATCGCGAGCGAAGCAGGATTGCCCGACGGCGTGCTCAACGTTGTGCACGGAGGGGTAGAGGCAGCCGAGGCGCTCATCGACCACCCCGACGTCGCCGCGGTGTCATTCGTCGGGTCTACACCTGTCGCCCGTGCGATCTATCGGCGCTCGGCCGAGGCGGGCAAGAAGGTGCAGGCCCTCGGCGGCGCCAAGAACCACCTGGTGGTGATGCCCGACGCAGACCTCGATGCCGCGGCCGATGCGCTGGTTTCGGCGGCCTACGGCGCCGCAGGTCAGCGATGCATGGCTGTTACGGTCGCTGTCGCGGTCGGATCGGCGGCAGATGCGTTGGTGTCCAAGGTTTCCGAGCGCACCAATGCGTTCAAGGTGGGTCCGGGCGCGGCGGCGGGCTCTGACATGGGGCCATTGATCTCAGAGCGCGCACTCGATCGGGTCCGTAGTGCGCTGCAACGCTCCGTCGAGCAGGGTGGCCGACTGGTCGTAGACGGTCGGGAACGGACAGCACCCGGAACCGGCTACTTCATTGGCCCTAGTCTCGTCGACCACGTCAGCGTCGACAGCGACCTCTACCGTGACGAAGTGTTCGGGCCGGTCCTGAGTGTGCTTCGCGCCGATGATCTCGAGCAGGCCCTGCGGATTGTCAACGATAATCCCTACGGGAACGGCGCCATCATTTTCACAGGCAGCGGCACGGCTGCACGTCGATTCAGCCGTGGTGTATCGGCGGGCAGCATAGGAATCAACGTGCCTATCCCCGTGCCGATTTCCTGGTTCGGCTTCGGCGGATGGGGCGAGTCGCGCTTCGGAGACGACGGGCTCAACTACGACGGCTACCGCTTCTACACGAGGTCCAAGGTGGTCACCCAGCGGTGGACCGAGCCCAGGCCCGGACTTGCTCCGCACTTTGTCGCAGCGGGCAGTCAGTGA
- a CDS encoding DUF3237 domain-containing protein: MKLEPEFSYTAELAEPQIVGPGPYGLRQVLAVTGGKVTGNRFSGTAAPGGGDWLLAGEDGYGRLDVRAQFYTDDGAVIYMSYQGLVEVNEAAAGALGGASSGTDFGDHYFVTTPRLESGDPKYAWVNQTIFVGQGRIQPGPVVEFQVFRVAL; encoded by the coding sequence GTGAAGTTGGAGCCGGAGTTCAGCTACACCGCAGAGCTCGCCGAACCCCAGATCGTCGGCCCAGGCCCTTACGGACTACGCCAAGTCCTCGCCGTCACCGGAGGAAAAGTCACCGGAAACCGATTCAGCGGCACCGCCGCCCCCGGCGGCGGAGACTGGCTACTGGCCGGCGAGGACGGCTACGGCCGACTCGATGTGCGCGCCCAGTTCTACACCGACGACGGCGCCGTCATCTACATGAGCTACCAAGGCCTGGTCGAAGTCAACGAAGCCGCCGCAGGAGCCCTCGGCGGCGCCAGCAGTGGCACCGACTTCGGCGACCACTACTTCGTCACCACCCCACGACTGGAATCCGGAGACCCCAAATACGCCTGGGTCAACCAAACCATCTTCGTCGGACAAGGACGCATCCAACCCGGACCAGTCGTCGAATTCCAAGTCTTCCGAGTCGCACTATGA
- a CDS encoding TetR/AcrR family transcriptional regulator has translation MASTSSFNLSTTETRVGRRNIKGDRREQAILEGAYDMLRTAPLRNISIDDLTKRAGLSRSSFYFYFESKWQLLSALLSRVTADVFQASQLIFERPAGMPPEAAIEHAVNEVIQVWEQHGHVLREVADAAAAEPDLQTQWDSILGRFIDAAATGIERDRKTGVAIAGPPARSLAAALMWMGERNLALMSMRSENAIPLEDMAETVTTIWLRTVYGLEWKPREKPSKRRKSSSKA, from the coding sequence ATGGCGTCCACTTCATCTTTCAACCTGAGCACCACAGAAACACGGGTGGGCCGACGAAACATCAAAGGTGATCGACGCGAACAAGCCATCCTCGAAGGTGCGTACGACATGTTGCGCACAGCGCCCCTGCGCAACATCTCCATCGACGATCTCACCAAGCGCGCCGGGCTGTCGCGGTCGTCGTTCTACTTCTACTTCGAGTCCAAATGGCAGCTACTGTCTGCGCTGCTCTCGAGGGTGACCGCCGACGTGTTCCAGGCATCGCAACTGATTTTCGAGCGCCCGGCCGGCATGCCGCCGGAGGCGGCCATCGAGCACGCGGTCAACGAGGTCATTCAGGTCTGGGAACAGCACGGTCATGTACTTCGTGAAGTGGCCGACGCCGCTGCGGCCGAGCCGGACCTGCAGACCCAGTGGGACTCGATCCTCGGCCGGTTCATCGACGCTGCGGCCACCGGCATCGAGCGGGACAGAAAGACCGGCGTGGCGATAGCCGGCCCGCCGGCCAGGTCGTTGGCCGCTGCGTTGATGTGGATGGGGGAACGCAACCTCGCGTTGATGAGTATGCGCAGCGAGAACGCAATCCCGTTGGAGGACATGGCCGAAACGGTGACGACGATTTGGCTGCGGACGGTCTACGGCCTTGAGTGGAAGCCGCGCGAGAAGCCCAGCAAACGCCGTAAGTCCTCCTCGAAGGCGTGA